In bacterium, the following are encoded in one genomic region:
- a CDS encoding electron transfer flavoprotein subunit beta/FixA family protein, with protein sequence MRIFVCVKEVPDTTDVKIDPKTGTLIREGVPAILNPFDMSALEEALQIKDEKPDTKVFVISMAPPHAEKNLRQTIAMGADEVYLITDRAFAGSDTLATSYTLATAIKHLGGADLIFTGKQAIDGDTAQTGPGIAEWLGIPQVTFVKRIKELRDDSIIVERSTEVGYEIVEVKLPAVLTIIKGDKDPRLPSLRGMLKAKKATIKKLSAKDLPVDENLIGLDGSPTKVDKIFTPEKRAAGEKFEGEPEELAKIIVEKLKEMNIL encoded by the coding sequence ATGCGTATCTTCGTGTGCGTGAAAGAGGTTCCAGATACTACTGATGTTAAAATTGACCCTAAAACGGGGACACTAATAAGAGAAGGCGTTCCAGCGATATTAAATCCCTTTGACATGTCGGCTCTTGAAGAGGCACTGCAAATAAAGGACGAAAAACCCGATACCAAGGTTTTCGTCATATCCATGGCGCCGCCTCACGCGGAAAAGAATCTTAGGCAAACGATAGCAATGGGTGCTGATGAGGTTTATTTAATTACCGATAGAGCATTCGCGGGTTCTGACACCCTTGCAACATCGTACACATTGGCTACCGCGATAAAACACCTCGGTGGGGCGGACCTTATTTTCACGGGAAAGCAGGCTATAGACGGCGATACAGCGCAAACAGGTCCCGGAATAGCAGAGTGGCTTGGTATACCGCAGGTAACATTCGTTAAAAGAATAAAAGAACTCAGGGATGATAGCATAATCGTCGAGCGCTCGACCGAAGTCGGATACGAAATTGTCGAGGTAAAACTTCCGGCGGTTCTGACAATAATAAAAGGCGATAAAGACCCACGGCTACCATCGCTTAGAGGGATGCTTAAAGCCAAAAAAGCCACTATCAAAAAGCTTTCCGCTAAGGACTTGCCCGTTGATGAGAACCTTATTGGGCTTGATGGTTCACCTACCAAGGTGGATAAGATTTTCACGCCTGAAAAACGCGCTGCCGGCGAGAAATTCGAGGGCGAGCCTGAAGAACTCGCCAAAATAATCGTCGAGAAATTGAAGGAAATGAACATTTTATAA
- a CDS encoding aldehyde dehydrogenase family protein: MDYPLIVGGKEVFTEEKLEVRSPYDGSVVGRVSVAGDDEIEKALDCAKRSFSLTRTLTAREREQILTKARDLLAERAEDFARIITMEMGKTIAESRLEVSRGIENLALSAHLLREPVGEVIPFDSAPNGAKKWGFYKRFPLGPVLAITPFNFPLNLALHKIGPAIAAGNPFILKPASKTPITGLMLGKLIIDAGYPPEAVSVLPGPGAKVGEKLAKDERIKVVTFTGSYDVGVKLSQSVALKSVAFELGSNSAAIVLSDADLLWAADRIVKGAMALAGQVCISVQRVYAEEPIFDRLVELVVSAAKNIKLGDPIDESTAMGPMISENDVKRISSWISEAVMQGGEVVTGGNHDGNLFEPTVLINVPQSATIVQKEAFAPVVVVNKVSDLSEAIDMVNDSMYGLQAGIFTNNINAARRAFEEIEVGGVVVNDVPTFRADIMPYGGVKGSGLGREGPRYALEHMTYIKVCVVHKPDNE, encoded by the coding sequence ATGGACTATCCGTTAATAGTTGGTGGAAAGGAGGTTTTTACTGAGGAAAAGCTTGAGGTCCGCTCACCTTACGATGGTTCCGTGGTTGGGAGGGTTAGTGTCGCTGGCGATGATGAGATCGAAAAAGCTTTAGATTGTGCCAAAAGGTCATTCTCACTAACAAGAACCCTTACTGCAAGGGAACGCGAACAAATTCTTACCAAGGCTCGTGACTTACTTGCAGAGCGTGCCGAGGATTTCGCGCGGATAATAACCATGGAAATGGGAAAAACCATTGCCGAGTCGAGACTCGAGGTAAGCCGTGGTATCGAGAATCTTGCGCTCTCAGCGCACCTTTTAAGAGAGCCTGTAGGGGAGGTTATACCCTTTGATTCGGCGCCGAACGGGGCTAAAAAGTGGGGCTTTTACAAAAGATTCCCTCTTGGTCCCGTATTGGCTATAACTCCATTTAATTTTCCGCTTAATTTGGCGCTTCACAAGATTGGACCCGCTATAGCGGCGGGGAACCCGTTCATTCTCAAACCCGCCTCAAAAACGCCCATAACAGGTCTAATGCTTGGAAAGCTTATCATAGATGCAGGCTATCCGCCGGAGGCTGTGAGTGTCTTGCCCGGCCCCGGTGCAAAGGTGGGTGAGAAATTAGCAAAGGACGAAAGAATAAAAGTGGTCACATTCACTGGAAGTTACGATGTCGGGGTTAAACTTTCCCAGTCCGTGGCACTTAAAAGTGTTGCCTTTGAGCTCGGCTCAAACTCAGCAGCCATAGTGCTTTCCGATGCCGATTTGCTATGGGCTGCCGACAGAATAGTAAAAGGTGCTATGGCGCTTGCAGGGCAGGTTTGTATTTCAGTCCAGAGAGTGTACGCTGAAGAGCCAATTTTCGATAGACTCGTTGAACTTGTGGTATCGGCGGCAAAAAACATAAAGCTCGGCGACCCTATTGATGAGTCAACGGCCATGGGACCCATGATATCTGAAAATGATGTTAAAAGGATTTCAAGCTGGATTTCCGAGGCTGTCATGCAGGGCGGTGAAGTCGTTACAGGCGGGAATCATGATGGAAATCTCTTCGAGCCAACAGTTTTGATTAATGTTCCGCAAAGCGCTACTATAGTACAAAAGGAGGCATTCGCACCTGTGGTTGTGGTGAACAAAGTGAGCGATCTATCCGAGGCTATCGATATGGTTAACGATAGCATGTACGGACTTCAAGCGGGAATTTTCACAAACAACATCAACGCAGCACGCAGAGCATTCGAGGAAATAGAGGTGGGCGGTGTTGTTGTTAATGATGTCCCCACATTCCGTGCTGACATAATGCCTTATGGTGGTGTGAAGGGAAGCGGTCTCGGGCGTGAAGGTCCTCGATACGCTCTTGAACACATGACATATATAAAAGTCTGCGTGGTTCACAAGCCTGATAACGAGTAA
- the dtd gene encoding D-tyrosyl-tRNA(Tyr) deacylase, translating into MIAVVQRSGRSSVEVDGEIVGVIDGGLVVLVGVFADDSPADAIKLAEKVYGLRIFEDDAGKMNLSVADVGGKILAISQFTLCADTTRGRRPSFDKAMEPESARKLFQTFVEVLRGKGIEVSTGVFGARMLVRIENIGPVTIIIDSRAKRKR; encoded by the coding sequence ATGATAGCAGTTGTTCAGCGTTCGGGGCGCTCAAGCGTTGAGGTTGATGGCGAAATCGTTGGTGTTATTGATGGCGGTTTGGTGGTGTTGGTCGGTGTTTTTGCGGACGATTCGCCTGCCGATGCGATAAAGCTCGCCGAAAAAGTTTACGGATTGCGAATTTTTGAGGACGATGCTGGCAAAATGAACCTCTCTGTTGCCGATGTTGGTGGCAAAATTCTTGCTATATCACAGTTCACCCTTTGCGCAGACACGACCCGGGGGCGAAGACCCTCATTCGACAAAGCGATGGAGCCTGAAAGTGCGAGGAAACTTTTCCAGACATTTGTCGAGGTGCTTCGTGGAAAAGGTATTGAAGTGAGCACCGGCGTTTTCGGGGCGAGAATGCTGGTTAGAATTGAAAATATCGGTCCAGTAACTATTATTATTGATAGCAGGGCAAAAAGGAAGAGGTAG
- the thiE gene encoding thiamine phosphate synthase, with protein sequence MKKPFLNDIKLYVIIDMKLISEAGFSAVDVMRAAFRGGARMFQLRHKGVGERVLFYEAQELLRVAHELGALFIVNDSVSVALSTGADGVHLGENDLPIHAARKICPDDFIIGASAGSLERALQAEKEGASYVGYGAIFPTTTKEKPCPGSLDELGKINKVLKVPVFAIGGINEENVVEVTRIGVKRICVASAVIKSENPELTAKKLLEALA encoded by the coding sequence ATGAAAAAACCTTTTTTAAATGATATAAAACTTTATGTGATAATCGATATGAAGCTTATTTCAGAGGCTGGTTTTTCTGCAGTTGATGTTATGAGGGCTGCATTTCGGGGTGGGGCAAGGATGTTTCAGCTTCGGCATAAGGGGGTAGGTGAGAGGGTACTTTTTTACGAGGCACAGGAATTATTGCGAGTAGCCCATGAACTTGGAGCCCTCTTTATCGTTAATGACAGCGTCTCGGTGGCGCTGTCAACTGGTGCTGATGGAGTGCATCTTGGTGAAAATGATCTGCCCATACATGCTGCCCGCAAAATATGTCCTGATGATTTCATAATAGGTGCGTCAGCCGGGTCTCTTGAGCGAGCTTTGCAAGCCGAAAAAGAAGGAGCAAGCTATGTAGGTTATGGTGCTATTTTCCCTACCACCACAAAGGAAAAACCTTGTCCCGGCTCACTGGATGAGCTTGGGAAAATTAATAAAGTTCTCAAAGTTCCGGTTTTTGCCATCGGTGGGATAAACGAGGAAAATGTTGTTGAAGTGACTCGTATAGGTGTAAAACGGATTTGCGTTGCATCTGCGGTAATAAAGTCGGAAAATCCGGAGCTCACTGCCAAAAAGCTTCTGGAGGCGTTGGCTTGA